The window TTTTTCCCTGTATCCtgttccccacactattttccctttccctcctcctggcagcctccatatgctcacttttccctacgtcctcctctccttcaaacccattaaacaactattttaaaaaaacaggcctcCATAAACTATTAGAAGGAAGGTAGCAGAGTAGCATTAATTGCAGAGAAAGCATGATGGGTGTTTTGGATCTTACTGGCTGGTGTAAGTGTGAGAAAGTAACAAACttacccccaacaaccatcaaacttACATATACCttagtttaaaaaagaaataagaggtctttattatagaaactccacACTCTAATAGGAAggtggagagatagattcctatctacttatctagtcttaaggatgggcatggattgcaggacatttatctgcctccccccatcttcatctatatttattaatttacttcatttatatactgcttttctccacaatggggaccaaaagtaacttacatcattctccttgcctccatattatcctcacaacaatcctgtggattagattaggctgagacagtgtgactggatcaaagtcacccagtgagcttccacagcagagtggtgattcaaaccggGATCTCTcacatcctattctgaaactctaaccactacaccacgctggcttttgtggaggctgctgttgaacagtagcaagtagccaggcctgggtaagtcatgcaagtcatttGGTATAAAATGGCCTAGTGGTTGCTTCTAGGCCTGGCCCAAATGAGACCTCCCTttaaggccaaaacagtcctggaaaaagCCCTGACTGCCCACCTCCCAGCTTTTTACTGACAGACACCAatcctggaatactggctaaggatttatggttgcctagcaacagtcactgaggACATCTAGTTAAAACTACAGAAGATTCTTTTATCATTTGGAGTTTTTTTAACGCCCCACTGTATATTATTTTAGATTtcccatttttctgtaaacctggaacATTTTTCATGCGCGTAGGAAAAGTTGTCTTGTCCTTTcttggctccaatctccagatttaagtatccacacatCAGGGTCACTTGGCTATTAGGATGTAAGATAGTCAAAaacgggtcatttcatagaaaaagagctggaggaactaattagcataacattagcataacttatcaacatatgccacaccccttgacatcactggaagtgtgtcattagcataactgatttgcatatgccgcaccccctgacatcacctatcctggctgatttggacccaatcctggccattcagggccaaaattgggtccaaaatggcaaaaaagggctgaaaatggccgaaaaggggcccaaaatggtcaggattgggccgctgctgagtgggagagtcatccaccacctgtcagaggcccgatccgggctgtttcagccccaatccaggctgaaatgggcccaaaatggctgagggtcaggtgggcggggccacctgacatgtgacctctttggggaactgctggaactgcgttcctgcgtgttcctccTGAAAATAAGCCCAGGTCAAAGAGCAGTATAGTACATACAGTCAAAATTTCAAGAAGGATGGATTTCAAAGAtaggaaaaaatgtaaaaaagaggGATAAAAGGTACAATACTGCCTAAAAGTTCACAGTTAACTACAGATgtcaattttataaaaaaaatccctgcctgaACAATTCAATTTTACCCATTCTGTGGAATGATAAGAGTAAAATAACATGAAAGGCGATCAAAAATGCTTTGCATGTCATTTGTGAAAACTTCTCCTTTTTGCGTGCTATTTTTAGAAAACTGAACTCACCTAGATTATCTACATTTGTTTCTAATCTATTGGTagatgcatgtatttatttaagttCTTTCTACCATTCACTGCCAACAGTTCTTGAGACTTCATTTGAATTTCAGGATGGTATAAAAGATAAACGATAAACTGCACTATTGAGCACTCTAGCACACACACGTGAGTGCATGTACACAAACACACCAAATCATTTTATTAATCCAGTCCAAAAAATGCTTCCTGTACTGAAGTGTCACATACAATGATAAGCAGCCGTAAcacaaatactttaaaatatattCTTTGTCATGAACCAAAATCAAATTCTGGGAACCTGCTGGCTTCTGACAATTGTGATTtccagcatgtgtgtgtgtaaatcagGATATAATttgaacctagggttgccaggtccctctaatGCACATGTAATGCACCTggcacagcatgatgacatcacttccaggagtgacatcattgcgcgggccccaggagtgctcccgggcttcGCGTCAGGCCGATTTGAGTCCTCAAATGGGTCAAATCAGCACAGCGCAAAGCCCAGGATCATTCCCAGGGCCTGcgcaataacatcactcctgggagtaaagagtccagtagcacctttaagactaaccaactttattgtagcataagtttttgagagccacaggTCTCATCTGATGCttctgatctgacgaagagagctgtggctcttgaaagcttatgctatactaaagctggttagtcttaaaggtgctactggactctatattattttgctactacagactaacacggctaactcctctggatctatgactcctgggagtgacaccaTTGCACCTGGAGTGCACCTCAGGAGGTCTCTTCCCCTGCGTCACCCCGCCccgccaaccaggtgagtggtggcagagggaggaggctgggagcaggggatcccccgcccccactaggGGACTGGCAACCGTACTTGAATTCAAGCTCTTCATGCAAATCTTTCCACTTTCTCCCAGATGTATAGTGGCAGCAGATACTGTACCCACCCAGCAAAAAAAGGCATTTCACATGTATTTAGAGGTGTTTAGAGGTAATCTCTTCTTTATGTGCCTGTGTTTTGCCAAGGGGCAAATGGTTCTTTTGGATTTGAAGGCAATAAACACACCAGCTTGGAAGGAACGCAAATTTATTAAATCACTGCAGTAAGGTATaggaaagaaataaataaatgccaaagTAACAGAGAAAGGATAccgaagttttgcttatgctccTTCAGCTATCGAGAACCCCTGGAGACAACAGCAAAGCAGActcctggttctggctgattgcACGGTGCTGTCTGCAGTTTAGCCCATACTGAGGTTCAACAGGGGAGGGGGCTTCTAAGACTTATATAGACACAAAACGTACATAGCCATACCTGGTACTTGTTCTCTCCTAATCGTAGAGaacgggtcattttgtagaaaaagagctgcagcaactcattagcacaactcattagcatatgccacaccccttgccatcactggaagtgtgtcattagcataactgatttgcatatgccacactccctggcttcacctatcctggctgtttttgacccaatcctggccattcagggttgaaattgggcccaaaaaggcaaaaaggggctgcaaaggggcccaaaatggtcagaattgggccactgctgagtgggagagtgatccaccacccgtaagaggcccgatcctggccattttgggcccaatccgggccaaaaagtgcccaaaatggccaaaaatcaggtggacggggccacctgacatgtgacctctttggagaactaccggaactgcattcctgtgcgttccccctcaaaatgagccctggtcttcaAAGGAGGAGATGATGAATGCAAGGCTAAGTGTTCAAGGCCAACTGATAACAAGTGCATCTAACAAGCATCCTTGTGCCAGGTGCTGATCTAAACACCTCATTCCTAAATGCAATAACCTGACATTGTGATTATACAAATGGACATTAAAGTGAAAAGCAAGATTCTTAAAGAGAAAGCACTTTACATTAACAGAAAGGAATGCTCAGGCTCAGTCTGCAACTGGGTACAAGATGGAGGAACTGTGGTACCCCACTAAATCCTCAAATTACAATTCTCTTCTGCAAATCACCACTACGGCCTGACAGTGAAAAACAGACATGAGGTATGATTTTCAGACACGTTTAAGCACCAGCATTTATCATTTCAAAAATATCTCTCTTATCCAAATGTGAGTCATCCATATTCAACACTACATCCTTGGTTCAGGATAATGATCAAAGAATGGAATCTTTTGTATGGTGGGGAAGAAAGTTCTTGCTAAAAGGCATTAGCGGCGCAGTTCCCTCTATAAGAGACCAGAACAACTTATGTATGTATTACTAGACTCCATCTGCTCACCAATCTCATAACTCGCTGCATTAACAATATTACTTTTTAGGGGCTTTGCCTTTGCACACTGTCTGCTAACCACAAAAGTGGTGTTTGGCCACATTTTTCTCCTATCAGTATTTTCAATACAGTTACTTCCTTTAGAGTTTCCTCTGATGCGTCCTATAGAGTACGATTGCAGTGTGCATCGatattttttaatgtatttgttatttatagtccacctttctcactgagactccaggcagattatgcagcataaatcaatgcaatcaataggatgagacatatAATAAGAAATGTAAtgggactaggattgcagaaatttgaaccaAGCATAAGTATCAAAACATGACAAGTTAAACAATCAGTAAAGCAGAATGCAATGTACTGAGAACACGGTAATGCAACAGAAAACTCACACCAAACAGTAGTAAAGACATCATGCTCAAGAAGACCTCTTAATTGGCAAATTGTCTGAAGGTTAATTGTGTAAAAGAGGGGATATACTCTGTCCTCACTATCTCTGCTGCCTCCAGTTTCCTGGCTTCCTACATCCTGACCCAGGTTATACACAGAAACTTCCTCTTGAGAATTTCAATTATTATAGACTAGCTAGattgctatagcattatactGTCATAACAGTCTACTagctcctctgaattcccagtttttattttttgcaaagcAAATCTCCAATTTAAAAGTACTAGGCTGTAGGCAATGTGAAATTTTGCCTAACATCCTGGAGAACCACTGTCATTCTCAATggacaatagtgaccttgatggaccaaaggtctgactgagcataaagcagcttcatgtgtggttCATGTGTAGATCAGAGGCAGAATTGTGAGGCAGTCTTCCTTGCGACCTACGAAGCCACACACAGCCCATTGGCCATTTACAGTAGTCCATTACATAGTCAATAAACCTCTTATTTTTGCTTGCTGCCTGTGAAGGATGTCATGCATTTGGCAGGGTGCTGCATAGAGCTGGCATTCAGCTCCATTCCAAACATCCCTTCCAGTTATGTGCTGAGCAATGCAGTCTTCTTCCTCTCTGCGTTACAGGAGGCTGAGCAAAGGCTTTCGTTCTGTTGAACTACAACACCCAGTATGCGGCCCACATGCTTATCATCTGGGCAACAGGCTCACAAGTTCCATTGGGGTAGCTTCAGATAAAGGCTTAgaccagccaagccccactgcaGTTGCCCTCAGCCAACAGCCTTACTACCCAATGAATGCTGTATTAACAGTTTCTCCTCCAATGAAatagtacccctaaacatttgtAAGAATTCAGTCTGCTCATGGATCTCTTCGGCAAAGTCCACACAACACCAGTTTTGCATCCTGGCACAATATAatttgtcctgacctggatagtccaggtgagcctgatctcagaagctaagcagggttggccttggttagtaattggatggtagacgatgagtaattggatggggaacgggttgcagaggcaggcaatagcaaaccacctctgatagtcccttgccatgaaaaccccaccaggggtcaccataagtcacctatgacttgagggcaccacacacacaataTATTTCAGCTGTTTTCCTCTCCATTGgtagtgtttttattttttggtaAGAAAAATGTTGTGGCAGAATCAGTCCTGAAGATTTAACATCGTTAGGAcagcagactttgcatccagtggcaccttaaagactaacaaaattttcagggtatagccTTTCGAGAggcaaagctcacttcttcagatacaagtcatcttgtatctgataaagggaactttgactctcaaaagcttatacccttatgTCCaccttgtttcaggtgggtagttgtgttagcctgaagtagaacagcaagattcgagtccagtagcatcttaaagaccaacaagattttcagggttttaatgaggtgttacaaacccaaataaataagaacccagaactgctgctactaaatttgggaatggagaatgttccagtgcaaaatagaacattgttattttatatgacagctgcagcaagattactgtatgcgcagaaatggaaagtgcaagaagtacctactgtagaggactggctttacaaactgctgtacatggcagagatggataaaatgacaagaaaacttaaagacctggatccgggacagtatttggcggactgggcgaaactgaaacaatttttggaaaaaaatgggatgtgaaaggagaactgtggcagtttgagaacttttgaaataagacattttaaacagaagagagaagcgactttaccattaagaatttatatctattttaatctaagcttggattataatatagcagaaaaGGGAtgatttagaactgattttttaaagaataagatagggaggttatgataagtaatacctttatcaaagtatatgaataagggaatagttaaacaaatatactgatggagcatactatatatattattatgttggtagattagattgtatattatataatgaatgtgcagtatggtgctgtgtgcggtgccacattggtggcagggtgcacagcaggggtgttaatacatataataatgacaatagtatatttgatagaatatatgtttaaaagaaatagaatatgtttaaactaagacttttgttatatattatattatattatattatattatattatattatattatattatattatattatattatatcatatcatatcatatcatatcatatcatatcatatcatatcatatcatatcatatcatactggtctatattgaggggtataagatttatactatattgatagtataattgatagatgtatattatactgatagaatatttgatagtataattgatagaagcatgctatattgataggatatttgatatatatgatagaatacctggaaaaaaattagaatgtgcttagactaagggaattatcaagtaataagagggggtaagggttggaaagctgttggaagtcgatagagaggggggaggaaaagagtgggggatagggttaattagatattgagggaatgtatgtattgaatttgaaaagtatactcaccaataaaaattttctaaaaaaaaaaaaagattttcagggtttgagcttttgagagtctgttgaaggaagctgtgacactcaaaagcttacacctggAAAAtgttgctggtctctaaggtggcgccggactcaaatcctcctggaCTGTCCTGATATTCTAACCAAGCCGCCTCTCTGCTTTTCACCTGGAGGATAGGGTTTTCCCTCTAAACCCATTCCTCTTTCTGCAGAATAGGATCAGACGCGAAATGGGTTCTCACGCATTTCTAGCAGTGCAAAGtgcatttcccttcctgctgaaTTACACACTGCGCCCATCCGGCactcgtagggttgccagctcagagttggggaattcctggagattttagggatgCAGCCTGGGGAGGAGCTGGAGCTCAGAAGGGTggaatgccataaagtccaccctccaaagcagctgctttctccaggcgaactgatctctgttacctggagatcagctgcaattccgggagatctccgggtcctacctggagattggcaagcccAGGCACAGGCGACGGGGGGAGGTGGGCAGGACTCCAGGCCAGGCTTGGAAGCGAACCCCATCAGGCCTGTAAACCATGCAATGCTAcgcagttactccagtttaaaccaaTGGCCTTAGAACGGAGTGACTTTGGTTAGGGTTGCACTGAAAATGCGCGTCCCACGTTGGAGCCTCGCCTGGCCCGGCCCTGCGCTTCTGGCAGGACGGGCGGCGCTGGCCCTTTAAGGAGGAGGGTgcgtgcctgcctgcccgccctcgcCGGGCGGTGGCAGGCTGTTTCCCACTCTCTCGCGGGGCCTGATCTGCCGCCTGCCGTGGCCCGGATCGGAGCGGCGGAAGGCGCCTTCCTGGCGGCCATGCACGGGCTAGGCCAGCCCTGCGCTCTGCACGCGCTTTTCCCCCCGGGGCTGCTCCGGGCTGTAGCCAAGAGCGTCGCCTTAAGGGAAGCGGCCGGCAGGAGCAGCCTGCGGGCTGCCGTGTGGCTCCTCAGCAGCCAGGTGCAGCCTCGGCCGGCAGCGGGAGAGCAGGCTGCGCGCAGCAGGGACCCGCCGCCGGTCGCCttctggcggggagggcgcacGCCCCCGCTCCCGCTCGGCTTCTGGCCGGGCTGCAAAGGGGCAAAGCAACTGTGCCTCCTGCTCTTTCCTCTCCGGCAGCCACGAGGAGAAGCGGCCGGCCCGCATCGGCTGCGTACCGACGCCGCCCTGCGAGCAACCGGGAGCGACTTGCCCGCCGGGGGAGGCAGAAGCAGCCTCGGCTCGCAGAAGGTGGGTGAAGGGGCTCAGCCTGGGAGGGGGGTCAGGGCTGGTTGGGGTCTGGGCAGAGAGTGCCAAGGATCCGCCCCGCATGCCCATTACTCAGAGCTCTCCTTGTCCTCTCGCCCACATGCCCTCACCTGCCTGTGCGTCCGTCCTTTGCCCAcctgcaagctctcccaccacttgCAGTCACAGCTACCCACGCTGCTGGCACACTTTTCCCGGacggtggtgggtgcagctaggagtgccactgccagggCCACCAGAAATGCTGATGTTGTGTGTAGAGGCCAAATGCCCTTCTCCAGCCacgctaggcagcatatgcagctggaaaCAGATGTGGCAAAGCTCtcgcaagcaggcagtggaaggctgTGAGTACAGGCGTCAGAGATGTGTGAGTAGGGGGGCAGTAGCCGTGGTCCCTACTGGAAGTCCTGGCAGCTGTCCTACCTCACTTTGTGCTGATGCCGCCCCTGGAGGTGGTGTTCAACAACCGTGAGAGCCATGAAGAAGTCTCTGAacaagtgcagaatgctttctcccTAACCACAGCCAGCCTCTTCTAGACATCTGAAACAGGGAACTGGGCAGGCAAGTTTAAGCCCTAGCACCTCTTTCTGAAATATTTATAGTAACCACTGCTGCCTGGTGGGCAGAAGGGCACTTGAGGATTCAGTTACACTCCCTCTGAGTTACTATAATCAACGGTGGTATTTATGTAGCATTTTTGACGGTTAGGTCTGTGCATCGTATCATGCCAGTAATCGGTACAACAGTGTTGTAAAGCAGCTCAGTATTATCACCCCCATATAGGCAGGGAGGGAGTTTGCTTTGTACTGACCAGAAATACACACATACATTTTTAATTTGATAAGAGGGAAAATGTATTTTGTGTGTGCTTCTGCAAAGCACTGGGGAACTCCTTCCTTTCAAGTTCATGGCAGAGGCCTTTATACTCTTAGCTGTTGTATTACACCAGCTTTATTTCTTCATGTGCTTTAGGGCTGGGCTCAGCCAACACTTGACTTTCCTTAATCCGTGCATTGTGTATCtctctttccattcctttctTCTCTGGGTGTTGTTCATTAGTAAACTGGCTCTCTCCCTGAGCAAGATCCTTTGGCGCTTCTGCAGCACTGTTGGGGCAAGCACATGTCCTGCGTAGAAATTGCGTACCTGTGCATTAGAATACTTTAATCCAGAAAAATTACCATTTCTTAATACAATTAAGTCCCTAACATGGATTAAGAGTGCTGCTCCTGCAGAAGgaaaaagcagcaaagaaaagggaagggaggactgggGAATCCATGTTTTACAATTCTTTAACCCAGTTATGTAgctttaaaaattaaagattaaGAGGGAGCAAGTAAGGTCATTACGGAATAGATGCTATGCAATGTCATCTTCTCGACCCTTTGCTTTCTGGCTTCATCCTGCACAGTATGGAAATGACAGGGTCTTAGAGCCATCTATACTCTTACTGCAGTTTCCACAACTTCCCTATCTGTGAATGCTCATTTGAGTTTTTCTCATATCGTGTTTGCAGAATGTTGCTTGTTAATATAGAAATGTGAGAACCCCTGGTGACTTTTCAAATGCTCACATCTGTAGCAGTTTTGAAGTGTTAATATGCACATGAATCACATTTCTGACAACCAAAGAAATGTGCAAAAACTTCTCAGCATTATTATTAtggatgttttattttcagtccctttccaaaTCCTCAGCATGGAGCTTTTTCACTATTGCTGTACACTGAGACAActttttcattgagctatccactaggACACTCAGATATCTTTCCCTCTCTGAGGgaaacactcaagtgtagggagacgcaatgttagccaggaagcatagtttaaaaagacagaactggcaaaTATGGCTCCttagaggttttgttaatttcatctgtgCTTCTCTGAagtagaggtgaaattgacagagccttcccagcaaagatgaaattaacacaccTTCTGAGGAATTATCTTTGCtggatctgtcttttaaactaccctcccagagagagagagagaggtgaaattgacagtgcttttggctgtctttttaaactatgcttcccggctaacatggtGTCTCCCTACGCTTGAGTGTTCTCATGTAAGATTTCTCATGTCTGCCAGTGTAAGATGTCTGTGTCTGCCAGTTGAGACCCCATAAGAGAAGAtttaggattttttgttccagtacGTGCCACCATGAACTTAAGTAcgctgaacttcatttgccatgcCATCTGCCTGTCGTTCTTCACAATTaactttggttttcaccatcctgaataatctgCTAACTAGGCCACTGTACTGCTAATCTCCCAATTCCCGATCATGTATGAACAAACTGAATAGCACTTGTCCCAGTAACAATTCTTGTTGGGCTCAAATGCCCTCCATTGTGAGAACCTGTGCATCTATTACTGCTCTCTGCTTCATGTCTTTTAACCAATTCTGAATCTATAAGATTCTATAAGATCTCATCACGGCTAAGCTTCCTcaagagtctttggtgaggtGCCCTTTTGGAAGTTCAAGTATATGCTGTCTACCAGCCACCTTTATTCACATGTttattcactttctcaaagaactcccaaAGGCTGGAAAAGCAAGACCTccatttgcagaagccatgctgattttccttcaGCAGGCTTTGTACCTGCATGGGCTTGGCCAAGAAAATGTGAATTAGTAAATCCAATGTACAAGCATGGGATTTTTCTACAGATCTAGGAGAATCCCCTGGTTTGGTGAAATATTCAAAAAAGAAGAGCAAGGatctaccttcattggaagattggactggaaagatggtggacttagctgagatggccaaactcacTGCACTAATTAGAGACAAAACGCTtgtctatattcatggcaaattggaaaccctttatagactttttgcaagagactaagaaaaatgaatgaatgatttgtggttttgatttttaagagtaAGGATTTGGGATAATAAGATGAGATATAGAAAAAGGATATTAATTAAACCACAAGCAGatggacatacatacatacatacatacatatatatatacacatacacacacacatacacatacatatatatacatatatatacatatacatatatatatacatacatatatacacagacatatatatacacacacatatatatacatatacatatatatatatatgtcaggCCGCGGAGCGTCCcctggcggtggcggtggcgggtCTGGGGGGGCTGGTCCCCGCGGGTCCGTCCCGGGGCCTCGGTGGGGCAAAGGGGGGGTACTCAGGGCGTCGGAGGCTCCTTCCCGGGCGGCCTCAGACTCTCGGACGGCCCTTGTCTGCACCGGTGGCACCGGCCAGCACGTGGCTCCACTCGGGCCAGCTGCCCCTGTACTGTTCAGGGCAGTCTGGCCTCCTTCACCAGCGTCAAGTGCACCTCTCTCTCACTCGGTGCATTCAccactctccttccttccttcctcctcgaCCTGCCTCCGGAGCCTCCTTAAATcccctttttttcctccccccgccTCAGCTCCACCCCCGCTCCCAGGACCCTCCTCCCAGCGTCatgcccaccacctgggccacctGCGGCCACGCCCAATTCACCCACCTCCCCttgccccattggtggggagtcTGCAGGGTTGCCTCGCCCCCCTCTGGCTCCCCCAGCCTATTGCCTCCTTCCCTCACTGGGGGTGGCCGCCTCCGCCTCCCCCTGCGTAGCTCGGGCCGTTTGGTGGGCTCCTGGTTGGCTCTCCCGTCCTGGGTGGGCCAGCCCTTTCCCCCGCCACGCGCCTTTGGCCGCTGCCCGTGCGGGCGTCGGGCGCCTGCGCCGGCGTCTGGCAGCCCCAGGCAGCCCCGCCTCCGGCGGCCCTCTCCTGCTCCCGGCCTCCCTTGCCGCCGTCCCGCGGCTGCCCCGCTCCCCGGCGCTCCCGGGGCGCCCGGGTCCCTTGCCGCCGCCGCGGCCGTCGGGGCGCCCGTGCTCTCTGCCGCTGCCGCGGCCTCTCGAGCGCCCGGGCTCTTCGCCGCCACCACGGCCTTTCGAGCGCCCGGGCTCTCCGCCGCCGCCGCGGTCTCTCGAGCGCCCGGGCTCTCTGCCGCCGCCGCGGCCTTTCGAGCGCCCGGGCTCTTTGCCGCCGCGGCCTCTCGAGCGCCTGGGCTCGTCGCCGCCGCCGCGGCCTCTCGCAGTCCCCCGGCCCCTGGCTCGAGGTGAGTGGGGCCGGAGTCTccgtcggggggaggggggacggcCAAAGTCCGAGGGCGCCTCGCCCGTCCTCGGACACACACCCCCCCTTGGCGTTGCGTCGGGCGGTACCTCGCTGGTGAACATCCGGGACAGGAAGTCGGCATTGGCGTTCAACTTCCCTGGGCGGTGCCGGATCGAAAAGCTGAAGGGGAGaagagacaggtaccacctcagcaCCCAGGCGTTGTGGTCTTTCAGGCGGGACATCCAGACTaagggggcgtggtccgtcacgagggtaaaggggttgttggcgaGGTAGTACTGCAACGTTCCAACAGCCCACTTGACCGCAAGGGCCTCCTTCTCTATGACGGCGTACTTT of the Eublepharis macularius isolate TG4126 chromosome 5, MPM_Emac_v1.0, whole genome shotgun sequence genome contains:
- the FAM210B gene encoding protein FAM210B, mitochondrial, which produces MHGLGQPCALHALFPPGLLRAVAKSVALREAAGRSSLRAAVWLLSSQVQPRPAAGEQAARSRDPPPVAFWRGGRTPPLPLGFWPGCKGAKQLCLLLFPLRQPRGEAAGPHRLRTDAALRATGSDLPAGGGRSSLGSQKDISRSPENKAPDPSKENGKKSNKSQQLKKVFKEYGAVAVGFHVGISLMSLGMFYLAVSSGVDMTALLFKLGFDEALVQSKLAAGTSTFVLAYAIHKLFAPVRISITLVSVPFLVRYFRKTGIFKPPAPNP